The following is a genomic window from Amphiura filiformis chromosome 4, Afil_fr2py, whole genome shotgun sequence.
gcgatgctataaaaactgaaatctgagccaggtttttacgagctcggcgGTAAAAATTCAATCTCTAGGgtattcccatatgttgtgttCCTCATCGTGCCTAACTGCGATTAGAGATTTAGAAACTACTCTGGTACAAAAACTGTTGGAATCCGAAAAGACCTGTTATAATCTCAAGGTTGACAAAATTGCTTCAGAGATGGCAGTATTGAAGAAGGAAAACGCATCGCTAAAATCACAATGTGATTCACTTAAGACTGAATGCGAATCGCTAAGAAAGAAGCGCGATACGGGTAATGATTCTTGTTCTTCTGTCCCGACCCAATTACACAAGATGAAGCAAGACATTGACCAGCAGCTTAAGAACAGGCATCAACAATGGCAGAAGTCCTTTGACTCTTTACATGATAAGCTGAAGGCCTTTGACGCTATGGTTAAACGTAATGATCAAATGCTTTTGGCCAAAGATGAACAGATTGCAAGTCTTCACGCTGATTTAAAACATACCACAGCAAAGTTAGCGCAGGCTAAGGATGACCTTTACGAGACCAAGCGTGCCCCCATTATGTACACTCCTGAGGAGTTTCAGGCAGTAACACAGACACCTAAGCATGTCCCACCATCGGATCTGCCTAGTACATCTGCGCATGTGAACCCCCAACCTCTTCCACCTGGGATGGACTCACCTCAGCAAATTGTATCTGCGCAAAGTGTGGTCCTCCAACCTTCTCCACCTGTGATGGACACACCTACTTGTTCCTCATCGCTTCCAGTTAACCATGATAATCATCGTTCCAAATCGTATGCATCTGCTACCGGTACTACAGCTCATGATAGCTCTCACTCTTCTCCTACTAACTCTGCTCGACATGGTCAACAATCTAGTCCCCGCTCAGGTAATCACAGACGTCAAGATCATCAATCTAGTCCCCGCGCAGGTAATCGCAGACGTCCCAAACCATCCGTTGTGATAATTGGGAACTCGCATATGTCCTCCTTAGACACCAGCCGTTTCATTCCAGGCGCTGAGGTTACCTCTATTCGTGCATATACAATCGATGAGGCGAATAACCAGTTGAATCAACTGAATTTTGTTCCGGATTGTGTGGTTATCCACGAAATAACAAATGACATTACGGCATGCCCACCTGATAAGTGTGCATCTTATTTACAGTCCATCGTTGACTATCACGGTACAAGATTTTCACATACTAAATTTGTCATATCCTTAGGCGTGCCTCGTCTTGATAATTTGTTCTATAACACCATGACGGATGTTACCAATGCCTTCATCAAATGCTCTGTGCTTAAATCTAGCAACAACAATATGAGTTTCTGTGATAATAGTAACTTTGTTAAGAATGGTACTCCGTTGCGTCATCTGCTTAGCGCCTCTGATTGGTATCATTTGTCAGAGGAGGGTAGCTGCTTATTGTATAGCAACATCAGGTGTAAGGTAGAACAGGTGTTATCTCTGAATAGAAGAGGTTATTTCAGAAAATAACttaaaattcactttttcaaataAATCTATTTCTCTTGGAGCTTGGAACATCGATGGTCTTTTCTCACGAATTGGCAATACTCGTACCTCTAAACTAGATCTTGCTCCCATTCAAAACATTctcaataattatgatattttctGTTTATCAGAAACTCACTGTGAGGTAAATGATATTGTTGAACTTGATGGGTATAGTATTTTTTCAGAATCATAGACCACGTTCACATAAAGCTCCACATGCATTTGGTGGACTAGCAATTGGGATTAAATTGAATTTAATGAAAGGTATCAAGGTTCTACCTCATTCTAATTCAGAGTTTATGTGGATTAAATTGTGTAAGAACTTTTTTGGACTTACCAATGATATTTATCTGTGTAATGTTTACATTAGTCCTTCTACTTCTAGCTATAGTCAACGTAGAGATGATATATTCTCCCTCATTGAAACTGACATTGCAAAATTCACCTCAGTTGGTAATTGTGTGTTGATgggtgattttaatgccagaacaTGTACTGAACCTGATTTCATTGTTAATGATAACGATAAGCATATTACTGTACATCCTAATTATGTAAATGATATTCCTCTTATCAGACGTAATTTAGACAGAAAAGAACCTGATTCTCATGGTAAGAAACTTTTGGATTTATGTAAAGGCAGTGGTCTTCGCATTGTCAATGGACGTAAATTGGGTGATATATGTGGCAATTTTACTTGTTTTAGCCACCGAGGTAATCCTAGTTTGATTGATTATATGTTATGTGATACTGACATCTTTGATGATGTTGAATTTTTCAAGTTCATGATTTAAATCCAGTTTCCATTCATTGTTTGATTACTTGTAAGTTACGAGCGGGTTGGAAGAATTATGAGATTCCTTCCACACAGGATTCCATGCAACTTCATGATTTACCCACCCAATTTAATTGGTCCTCCAAAGTTGCTTCTTTATGGAAACTTGCTTTAAATCGTGATGATATAAAACGTgatattgatttgtttttgtcagaatttgttaATGCTGATATTTCTGTTGATACTTGTCTTGATAAGTACTATGAGTTGTTACGTACGATCAGTTGTAAAGCTGGCTTACGACGGATTAATTCTAGAGGTAAACGTGTTAAAACCAATAAGAAACAATCTTGGTATGATCATGATTGTAAGTTGATTTACCGGAAACTTAAATCTCTTTCTCGTAGTATTAAACAACAGCCTACTAATTTAACTCTAATTCATAGTTATCGCAAGATTCGTAAGAGTTACTTTAAGTTGTTATCTAGCAAGAAATCTGCTTTTCGGAGAAAGATTTTTCAGAAGTTGGATGATCTTCAAAGCAACAATCCTCAAGCTTTCTGGAACATTTATAATGATCTATGCGTCTCTAAGAAAAACATGTCCAATCCTATTTCACCTAAAAAATGGTGGGACCATTTTCTTACTCTAATGAATAGGAATATTTCGCATAATGATGTTAATTTTGAGAAACACATTGATGATTTTGTGTCCAATTTAAATGTTAATGAAATTACTTCACTTGATTTTGTAATCTCTCCATCTGAGATCATTCAGGCGGCTAAACACTTAAAAAGTGGTAAGGCTGCTGGTATCGATGGCATTAGACCTGATATGATCAAAGAAGGAATTGATATATTTGCTCCTGCTTTAGcaaatttgtttaatttaatCTTCCAGGAAGGGAACTTTCCTTCCCAATGGAGAACTAGTTCGCTCACTGTTATTCATAAAAAGGGAGATAAAAATACTCCTAGTAATTATCGTGGTATTGCTGTTTCTAGTaatttgtgtaaattattttgtattgtacttTATAATCGTTTATATACCTTTGTTACTAACAACTCTGTTATTCCAAAACAGCAAATTGGTTTTCAAAGAGGCTCACGTACAAGTGATCATATTTTAGTTCTTAAGTCTCTGattgataaatatattaatcgTGCTGGTAAGTCTTATCTTTATGTTTGCTTCATTGACTTTTCTAAAGCGTTTGATACAGTATGGAGAAATGCACTCTTATATAAATTAGTCCATGTTGGAATTGGTGGCAAATTCTTAAATATCATTAAAGATATGTATAATTCAGTATCTTTTGCCATTAAGTGTGATGATAAGATTACAGATTCATTTCAAACTAGTGTTGGTGTAAAACAAGGTTGTGTTCTTAGCCCggtattttttaatatatttcttCATGATCTTCCGCATATTTTTGATACAAGCTGTGATCCAGTTACTTTAAATAATTCTTTCTTGAGCTGtcttatgtatgctgatgatttaATTCTTATTTCTGAAAGTGCTAAAGGATTACAATGTGCTATTGATAAATTGTATGATTATTGTAATAAGTGGAAGTTGATAGTCAATATTCGTAAATCAAATGTTATGATCTTTAATAAGAGTGGTCGCATGCTGAAGAATTATACTTTTAAATATGGTGATGTTACATTAGACTTAACGAATGAATATTGTTATCTAGGTATCATTTTTGTTCCATCTGGCTCTTTCACTAAAGCTATGAACCAGTTGAAAGATAAGGCCAATAAGGCGTATTTCAAAATAAGAGATAATTTGTATAGTTCATCTGTTGCTTGTAGCCTAAAATTGTTCACTACtcttattcagcccattttgaattATTGTTCTGAGGTTTGGATGCCCTATTTGCTTAAGAATTTAAATGATTCTAATATTACATCTATTTGTGATAAATTGCCTGGTGAATCTTTACATGTGAAGGTTGGTAAATTAATTCTTGGTGTTAATAAAAGAACCACTAACAATGCAGTAAGAAGTGAATTAGGTTGCTTTCCAATGTTactttttatgatgaatttatctgttaaatattggtggtctttaaataatcattgtttacatgggaaTAATTCCCTAGCCATTGATGCTATTTTGGACAATAGAATATTATGTGATACTGGTTTATTCTCATGGTCTTCTGGTATTAAGAAAATTCTTGCTAGTATAGATAGATTAGATATTTGGGATAAACCAAACATATTAACTAAGCACAATTTTCATGTTAATATTCTTTCCAATCTTCAATCCAATTATGAAGTTCAATGTTTAGATTTTATGTGTCAACATCAGCCTAAACTTCGTTCTTAttgtttgttcaaaacaaattttcattGTGAGAATTATGTTCTTATGTTTCATCGCGCATTTAGATCAAATTTCAGTAGATTAAGACTCAGTGCTCACTCTTTGATGATTGAAAAGGGGCGTCATTTAATACCTAAACTAGATCCTCATAAGAGAATTTGTCATCTATGTACTTTAAATATGATTGAGGATGAATTTCATGTTATTATTAAATGCCCATTTTATGATACTTTGCGTAGagatatgttgaaaattttaACTGATATGTATGATAACTTTGATAATCTGACTGACGatgttaaatttataaaaataatgagTGTCACAGATTTTGATAGTATAAAACCTGTTCTTACTTTTGTAAACTCTGCTTTTGAAGCACGTAGTAACCTAGATGTTTAATAGTTtagttttataatttacttattctcttttatattttctatatgtgtatcttttgtataacttgactgtacctatttgtttggtgatgtcaataaaataacttgaacttgaacttgaactaacTTGAACTTGATCCAAAAtttgaaatgattcaatttgtttttgatcaagttgatgcaagaaaggggaatccctaaaatgtctcataaaatagattttaattgtaaacaaagataatcaaattaaattactcagggcacatcacaatggggcttccttaaatcatcctctggtatagAGTCAACTTCAGAGGTGGAGATAATACAGGTCATGATATAGGGCAGCAACAAAATCGGGGttttattttagaaaaaaaaaaaagcatatctTGTGAAGTgttattatttgaaattatttgaaaCATTGGAAGTTGGAGGTGGAAGGTCTTATGAAGTAATATACGAACATAGCTCATTAAGTATTGCAGCCTCAACCCCAATCATTGCAGGCGGGTTCGACAGGTTGATAACAGTGAAAGCCCTTTATCATATACGTATTTATGATCTAGCCTATTATTGTTTGGCCTTTTTTGATGCCATTCCACAAAATACCACACCAGAATGCCGGTATTGTTTAAATTAGCATCAACATACTGTAAATTTAGTCATGTTAGCCGAGCAATCCTCCGTTATATTTCAATTAAGAGAAAATTAATTTGTCATGGTCATTGAAcgtcaaatataattatattgtgatcatggtgatggttGCCTTGTGAACGAAAAGCAAGACGCTTTGGTAGCGAGCGATAGCTGTTGTACTGGTACATAATTAATGCAAATAGGTACCTGTTGCATTTAATTACTTTAGGATTTCGTGTCAGGTAAGTTTTTGTCTCACTATCTGTGtttattgctttgtttttgtgtgcAATGAGGACCATAGTTGAGGATTTAACATCCCTGTACATTTGAGATCAGGTTTTTTTCCACAACATTATGAGATTCATGGCGTAAGATGGTTGAACTTGAATTTGGTGTTGTTAGTATTCCCTTGTTAACCATACATCATGGGAACTATTTTATACAGGCATAATTATTATGATCCTGCTTGCTTGAATGCATATTATCACAACTATACGAATCATGTATTGATGGTTTCTtgctattgttattgttattattattctttttttttaatcacgtGAATAATATGTTATTCAAAAATGACATAGGAATGGTGTAAAAACATACAATTCCAAACCAATTATAAAGTTAAAATTTATTACTGGTaaacattataattattttgtactttttgt
Proteins encoded in this region:
- the LOC140149952 gene encoding uncharacterized protein, yielding MAVLKKENASLKSQCDSLKTECESLRKKRDTGNDSCSSVPTQLHKMKQDIDQQLKNRHQQWQKSFDSLHDKLKAFDAMVKRNDQMLLAKDEQIASLHADLKHTTAKLAQAKDDLYETKRAPIMYTPEEFQAVTQTPKHVPPSDLPSTSAHVNPQPLPPGMDSPQQIVSAQSVVLQPSPPVMDTPTCSSSLPVNHDNHRSKSYASATGTTAHDSSHSSPTNSARHGQQSSPRSGNHRRQDHQSSPRAGNRRRPKPSVVIIGNSHMSSLDTSRFIPGAEVTSIRAYTIDEANNQLNQLNFVPDCVVIHEITNDITACPPDKCASYLQSIVDYHGTRFSHTKFVISLGVPRLDNLFYNTMTDVTNAFIKCSVLKSSNNNMSFCDNSNFVKNGTPLRHLLSASDWYHLSEEGSCLLYSNIRCKVEQVLSLNRRGYFRK